From Chloracidobacterium sp. N, the proteins below share one genomic window:
- a CDS encoding RadC family protein: MNESERNYRGHRQRLRDRFLRSGLAGFADYEVVELLLTLAIPRADVKQPAKALIARFGNLRGILDAPIEELRAVPGIGSVTPVALQIIKAAATLYLQQSAERLDSFADPERLSEFWRMRIGALKNEVFEVAYLDSGYRLLRDGVERLEEGTIDRATVYPRKVIEAALKRGAAAIVLAHNHPNADLKPSEHDKVLTRAIVLAAETVHLKVVDHLIVSAQDTFSFRKAGLL, encoded by the coding sequence ATGAATGAAAGCGAACGGAACTATCGCGGTCACCGACAGCGTCTTCGTGATCGCTTCCTTAGGTCAGGGCTGGCTGGCTTTGCCGACTATGAGGTGGTCGAGCTGCTGCTGACGCTGGCGATTCCTCGTGCCGATGTGAAGCAGCCGGCCAAGGCGCTGATCGCGCGGTTCGGCAATCTCCGCGGCATCCTGGACGCGCCCATTGAGGAGCTGCGGGCGGTGCCCGGCATCGGCAGCGTCACGCCGGTTGCGCTGCAGATCATCAAGGCGGCTGCGACGCTCTATCTCCAGCAGAGTGCCGAGCGGCTTGACTCGTTCGCGGATCCGGAACGGCTTTCCGAGTTCTGGCGCATGCGGATCGGCGCACTGAAGAACGAGGTCTTCGAGGTCGCTTATCTGGACTCGGGCTATCGGCTATTGCGCGACGGCGTGGAAAGGCTGGAGGAGGGCACAATCGATCGCGCGACTGTCTACCCACGCAAGGTCATCGAAGCGGCGCTCAAGCGCGGCGCTGCAGCGATCGTGCTCGCGCACAACCATCCGAACGCCGACCTTAAGCCGAGCGAGCACGACAAGGTGCTCACTCGGGCCATCGTCCTCGCCGCGGAGACGGTGCATCTCAAAGTGGTCGATCATCTGATCGTATCGGCACAAGACACATTCAGCTTTCGGAAGGCGGGACTGTTATGA